From a region of the Arachis ipaensis cultivar K30076 chromosome B09, Araip1.1, whole genome shotgun sequence genome:
- the LOC107618435 gene encoding uncharacterized protein LOC107618435 isoform X6 yields the protein MEVMPFCVTFTKFHTFSFLKPNVTTTEIQGLSLPNNRSKHCNLYSFSSSSSRSIAATATLYPSATQKNRYWMVLMEPPPHGVTSKSQLINYYANTLHKVLASERDAQMCIYDASCDTHFGFCCDIDPQITSQLTSLPGVLLVRPDPDFSSSEKDYSLSSGQEGSDCRLFCSNIDQVMSALCSEKDAQMCIYHVSWKKIFGFCCELDDDCAQELAGVPGVLSVQPDNNFESANKDYEGNNLENSLSVQKSLETSQAAPLRTKKLFVTGLSFYTSEKTLRAAFEGFGDLVEVKIIMDKISKRSKGYAFVEYSTEEAASAALKEMNGQIINGWMIVVDVAKTNPPRDHVRRSV from the exons atggaaGTTATGCCTTTTTGTGTCACATTCACTAAATTTCATACATTTTCCTTTCTGAAACCAAACGTAACAACAACCGAAATTCAGGGCCTTTCACTACCCAATAATAGGAGCAAACATTGCAATCtttattcattttcttcttcatcttcaagaAGTATAGCAGCAACAGCAACACTATACCCTTCTGCCACACAGAAGAACCGCTACTGGATGGTACTCATGGAGCCTCCACCTCATGGTGTCACCTCCAAGTCACAACTCATCAATTATTACGCCAACACTCTACACAAAGTCCTTGCCAG TGAGAGAGATGCTCAAATGTGTATATATGATGCTTCCTGCGATACACACTTTGGTTTCTGTTGTGACATTGATCCACAAATAACCTCCCAACTCACAA GTTTACCGGGGGTCTTGTTGGTTAGGCCTGATCCGGATTTCAGTTCTTCGGAAAAGGACTATAGTCTATCAAGTGGTCAAGAAG GCTCAGATTGTCGATTATTTTGTTCAAATATTGACCAAG TAATGTCTGCCCTATGTAGCGAAAAGGATGCTCAGATGTGCATATATCATGTTTCCTGGAAAAAAATATTTGGTTTTTGCTGTGAACTTGATGACGACTGTGCACAGGAGTTAGCTG GTGTGCCTGGTGTCTTATCAGTTCAACCAGATAATAATTTTGAGTCAGCAAATAAGGATTATGAAG GTAATAACTTAGAAAACAGTTTGAGTGTGCAAAAATCTTTGGAAACAAGTCAGGCAGCTCCCCTGCGAACGAAAAAGCTTTTTGTGACAG GGCTATCGTTTTATACATCTGAGAAAACCTTACGTGCAGCATTTGAAGGCTTTGGTGATCTTGTTGAAG TCAAAATCATTATGGATAAAATTTCGAAAAGGTCCAAGGGTTATGCATTTGTTGAGTACAGCACAGAGGAGGCTGCAAGCGCAGCATTGAAAGAGATGAATGGCCAG ATTATTAATGGATGGATGATAGTAGTGGATGTTGCCAAGACTAACCCACCAAGGGATCATGTCAGGCGATCAGTTTGA
- the LOC107618435 gene encoding uncharacterized protein LOC107618435 isoform X3, protein MEVMPFCVTFTKFHTFSFLKPNVTTTEIQGLSLPNNRSKHCNLYSFSSSSSRSIAATATLYPSATQKNRYWMVLMEPPPHGVTSKSQLINYYANTLHKVLASERDAQMCIYDASCDTHFGFCCDIDPQITSQLTSLPGVLLVRPDPDFSSSEKDYSLSSGQEGLLSNSKHWLVRIDKPAVGIVTKAQIVDYFVQILTKVMGNEKDAQMCIYHVSWKKIFGFCCELDDDCAQELAGVPGVLSVQPDNNFESANKDYEGNNLENSLSVQKSLETSQAAPLRTKKLFVTGLSFYTSEKTLRAAFEGFGDLVEVKIIMDKISKRSKGYAFVEYSTEEAASAALKEMNGQIINGWMIVVDVAKTNPPRDHVRRSV, encoded by the exons atggaaGTTATGCCTTTTTGTGTCACATTCACTAAATTTCATACATTTTCCTTTCTGAAACCAAACGTAACAACAACCGAAATTCAGGGCCTTTCACTACCCAATAATAGGAGCAAACATTGCAATCtttattcattttcttcttcatcttcaagaAGTATAGCAGCAACAGCAACACTATACCCTTCTGCCACACAGAAGAACCGCTACTGGATGGTACTCATGGAGCCTCCACCTCATGGTGTCACCTCCAAGTCACAACTCATCAATTATTACGCCAACACTCTACACAAAGTCCTTGCCAG TGAGAGAGATGCTCAAATGTGTATATATGATGCTTCCTGCGATACACACTTTGGTTTCTGTTGTGACATTGATCCACAAATAACCTCCCAACTCACAA GTTTACCGGGGGTCTTGTTGGTTAGGCCTGATCCGGATTTCAGTTCTTCGGAAAAGGACTATAGTCTATCAAGTGGTCAAGAAGGTCTGCTATC GAATTCAAAGCATTGGCTTGTTAGAATTGATAAACCTGCTGTTGGGATTGTTACAAAGGCTCAGATTGTCGATTATTTTGTTCAAATATTGACCAAGGTGATGGGAAA CGAAAAGGATGCTCAGATGTGCATATATCATGTTTCCTGGAAAAAAATATTTGGTTTTTGCTGTGAACTTGATGACGACTGTGCACAGGAGTTAGCTG GTGTGCCTGGTGTCTTATCAGTTCAACCAGATAATAATTTTGAGTCAGCAAATAAGGATTATGAAG GTAATAACTTAGAAAACAGTTTGAGTGTGCAAAAATCTTTGGAAACAAGTCAGGCAGCTCCCCTGCGAACGAAAAAGCTTTTTGTGACAG GGCTATCGTTTTATACATCTGAGAAAACCTTACGTGCAGCATTTGAAGGCTTTGGTGATCTTGTTGAAG TCAAAATCATTATGGATAAAATTTCGAAAAGGTCCAAGGGTTATGCATTTGTTGAGTACAGCACAGAGGAGGCTGCAAGCGCAGCATTGAAAGAGATGAATGGCCAG ATTATTAATGGATGGATGATAGTAGTGGATGTTGCCAAGACTAACCCACCAAGGGATCATGTCAGGCGATCAGTTTGA
- the LOC107618435 gene encoding uncharacterized protein LOC107618435 isoform X4 has protein sequence MEVMPFCVTFTKFHTFSFLKPNVTTTEIQGLSLPNNRSKHCNLYSFSSSSSRSIAATATLYPSATQKNRYWMVLMEPPPHGVTSKSQLINYYANTLHKVLASERDAQMCIYDASCDTHFGFCCDIDPQITSQLTSLPGVLLVRPDPDFSSSEKDYSLSSGQEGLLSNSKHWLVRIDKPAVGIVTKAQIVDYFVQILTKVMGNEKDAQMCIYHVSWKKIFGFCCELDDDCAQELAGVPGVLSVQPDNNFESANKDYEGNNLENSLSVQKSLETSQAAPLRTKKLFVTGLSFYTSEKTLRAAFEGFGDLVEVKIIMDKISKRSKGYAFVEYSTEEAASAALKEMNGQIINGWMIVVDVAKTNPPRDHVRRSV, from the exons atggaaGTTATGCCTTTTTGTGTCACATTCACTAAATTTCATACATTTTCCTTTCTGAAACCAAACGTAACAACAACCGAAATTCAGGGCCTTTCACTACCCAATAATAGGAGCAAACATTGCAATCtttattcattttcttcttcatcttcaagaAGTATAGCAGCAACAGCAACACTATACCCTTCTGCCACACAGAAGAACCGCTACTGGATGGTACTCATGGAGCCTCCACCTCATGGTGTCACCTCCAAGTCACAACTCATCAATTATTACGCCAACACTCTACACAAAGTCCTTGCCAG TGAGAGAGATGCTCAAATGTGTATATATGATGCTTCCTGCGATACACACTTTGGTTTCTGTTGTGACATTGATCCACAAATAACCTCCCAACTCACAA GTTTACCGGGGGTCTTGTTGGTTAGGCCTGATCCGGATTTCAGTTCTTCGGAAAAGGACTATAGTCTATCAAGTGGTCAAGAAGGTCTGCTATCGAATTCAAA GCATTGGCTTGTTAGAATTGATAAACCTGCTGTTGGGATTGTTACAAAGGCTCAGATTGTCGATTATTTTGTTCAAATATTGACCAAGGTGATGGGAAA CGAAAAGGATGCTCAGATGTGCATATATCATGTTTCCTGGAAAAAAATATTTGGTTTTTGCTGTGAACTTGATGACGACTGTGCACAGGAGTTAGCTG GTGTGCCTGGTGTCTTATCAGTTCAACCAGATAATAATTTTGAGTCAGCAAATAAGGATTATGAAG GTAATAACTTAGAAAACAGTTTGAGTGTGCAAAAATCTTTGGAAACAAGTCAGGCAGCTCCCCTGCGAACGAAAAAGCTTTTTGTGACAG GGCTATCGTTTTATACATCTGAGAAAACCTTACGTGCAGCATTTGAAGGCTTTGGTGATCTTGTTGAAG TCAAAATCATTATGGATAAAATTTCGAAAAGGTCCAAGGGTTATGCATTTGTTGAGTACAGCACAGAGGAGGCTGCAAGCGCAGCATTGAAAGAGATGAATGGCCAG ATTATTAATGGATGGATGATAGTAGTGGATGTTGCCAAGACTAACCCACCAAGGGATCATGTCAGGCGATCAGTTTGA
- the LOC107618435 gene encoding uncharacterized protein LOC107618435 isoform X1 codes for MEVMPFCVTFTKFHTFSFLKPNVTTTEIQGLSLPNNRSKHCNLYSFSSSSSRSIAATATLYPSATQKNRYWMVLMEPPPHGVTSKSQLINYYANTLHKVLASERDAQMCIYDASCDTHFGFCCDIDPQITSQLTSLPGVLLVRPDPDFSSSEKDYSLSSGQEGLLSNSKLQFETNMLFFLENSKHWLVRIDKPAVGIVTKAQIVDYFVQILTKVMGNEKDAQMCIYHVSWKKIFGFCCELDDDCAQELAGVPGVLSVQPDNNFESANKDYEGNNLENSLSVQKSLETSQAAPLRTKKLFVTGLSFYTSEKTLRAAFEGFGDLVEVKIIMDKISKRSKGYAFVEYSTEEAASAALKEMNGQIINGWMIVVDVAKTNPPRDHVRRSV; via the exons atggaaGTTATGCCTTTTTGTGTCACATTCACTAAATTTCATACATTTTCCTTTCTGAAACCAAACGTAACAACAACCGAAATTCAGGGCCTTTCACTACCCAATAATAGGAGCAAACATTGCAATCtttattcattttcttcttcatcttcaagaAGTATAGCAGCAACAGCAACACTATACCCTTCTGCCACACAGAAGAACCGCTACTGGATGGTACTCATGGAGCCTCCACCTCATGGTGTCACCTCCAAGTCACAACTCATCAATTATTACGCCAACACTCTACACAAAGTCCTTGCCAG TGAGAGAGATGCTCAAATGTGTATATATGATGCTTCCTGCGATACACACTTTGGTTTCTGTTGTGACATTGATCCACAAATAACCTCCCAACTCACAA GTTTACCGGGGGTCTTGTTGGTTAGGCCTGATCCGGATTTCAGTTCTTCGGAAAAGGACTATAGTCTATCAAGTGGTCAAGAAGGTCTGCTATCGAATTCAAAACTACAATTTGAAACTAACATGTTATTCTTTCTTGAGAATTCAAAGCATTGGCTTGTTAGAATTGATAAACCTGCTGTTGGGATTGTTACAAAGGCTCAGATTGTCGATTATTTTGTTCAAATATTGACCAAGGTGATGGGAAA CGAAAAGGATGCTCAGATGTGCATATATCATGTTTCCTGGAAAAAAATATTTGGTTTTTGCTGTGAACTTGATGACGACTGTGCACAGGAGTTAGCTG GTGTGCCTGGTGTCTTATCAGTTCAACCAGATAATAATTTTGAGTCAGCAAATAAGGATTATGAAG GTAATAACTTAGAAAACAGTTTGAGTGTGCAAAAATCTTTGGAAACAAGTCAGGCAGCTCCCCTGCGAACGAAAAAGCTTTTTGTGACAG GGCTATCGTTTTATACATCTGAGAAAACCTTACGTGCAGCATTTGAAGGCTTTGGTGATCTTGTTGAAG TCAAAATCATTATGGATAAAATTTCGAAAAGGTCCAAGGGTTATGCATTTGTTGAGTACAGCACAGAGGAGGCTGCAAGCGCAGCATTGAAAGAGATGAATGGCCAG ATTATTAATGGATGGATGATAGTAGTGGATGTTGCCAAGACTAACCCACCAAGGGATCATGTCAGGCGATCAGTTTGA
- the LOC107618435 gene encoding uncharacterized protein LOC107618435 isoform X5, whose amino-acid sequence MEVMPFCVTFTKFHTFSFLKPNVTTTEIQGLSLPNNRSKHCNLYSFSSSSSRSIAATATLYPSATQKNRYWMVLMEPPPHGVTSKSQLINYYANTLHKVLASERDAQMCIYDASCDTHFGFCCDIDPQITSQLTSLPGVLLVRPDPDFSSSEKDYSLSSGQEGLLSNSKLQFETNMLFFLENSKHWLVRIDKPAVGIVTKAQIVDYFVQILTKVMGNEKDAQMCIYHVSWKKIFGFCCELDDDCAQELAGVPGVLSVQPDNNFESANKDYEGLSFYTSEKTLRAAFEGFGDLVEVKIIMDKISKRSKGYAFVEYSTEEAASAALKEMNGQIINGWMIVVDVAKTNPPRDHVRRSV is encoded by the exons atggaaGTTATGCCTTTTTGTGTCACATTCACTAAATTTCATACATTTTCCTTTCTGAAACCAAACGTAACAACAACCGAAATTCAGGGCCTTTCACTACCCAATAATAGGAGCAAACATTGCAATCtttattcattttcttcttcatcttcaagaAGTATAGCAGCAACAGCAACACTATACCCTTCTGCCACACAGAAGAACCGCTACTGGATGGTACTCATGGAGCCTCCACCTCATGGTGTCACCTCCAAGTCACAACTCATCAATTATTACGCCAACACTCTACACAAAGTCCTTGCCAG TGAGAGAGATGCTCAAATGTGTATATATGATGCTTCCTGCGATACACACTTTGGTTTCTGTTGTGACATTGATCCACAAATAACCTCCCAACTCACAA GTTTACCGGGGGTCTTGTTGGTTAGGCCTGATCCGGATTTCAGTTCTTCGGAAAAGGACTATAGTCTATCAAGTGGTCAAGAAGGTCTGCTATCGAATTCAAAACTACAATTTGAAACTAACATGTTATTCTTTCTTGAGAATTCAAAGCATTGGCTTGTTAGAATTGATAAACCTGCTGTTGGGATTGTTACAAAGGCTCAGATTGTCGATTATTTTGTTCAAATATTGACCAAGGTGATGGGAAA CGAAAAGGATGCTCAGATGTGCATATATCATGTTTCCTGGAAAAAAATATTTGGTTTTTGCTGTGAACTTGATGACGACTGTGCACAGGAGTTAGCTG GTGTGCCTGGTGTCTTATCAGTTCAACCAGATAATAATTTTGAGTCAGCAAATAAGGATTATGAAG GGCTATCGTTTTATACATCTGAGAAAACCTTACGTGCAGCATTTGAAGGCTTTGGTGATCTTGTTGAAG TCAAAATCATTATGGATAAAATTTCGAAAAGGTCCAAGGGTTATGCATTTGTTGAGTACAGCACAGAGGAGGCTGCAAGCGCAGCATTGAAAGAGATGAATGGCCAG ATTATTAATGGATGGATGATAGTAGTGGATGTTGCCAAGACTAACCCACCAAGGGATCATGTCAGGCGATCAGTTTGA
- the LOC107618435 gene encoding uncharacterized protein LOC107618435 isoform X7 has product MEVMPFCVTFTKFHTFSFLKPNVTTTEIQGLSLPNNRSKHCNLYSFSSSSSRSIAATATLYPSATQKNRYWMVLMEPPPHGVTSKSQLINYYANTLHKVLASERDAQMCIYDASCDTHFGFCCDIDPQITSQLTSLPGVLLVRPDPDFSSSEKDYSLSSGQEGLLSNSKLQFETNMLFFLENSKHWLVRIDKPAVGIVTKAQIVDYFVQILTKVMGNEKDAQMCIYHVSWKKIFGFCCELDDDCAQELAVQPDNNFESANKDYEGLSFYTSEKTLRAAFEGFGDLVEVKIIMDKISKRSKGYAFVEYSTEEAASAALKEMNGQIINGWMIVVDVAKTNPPRDHVRRSV; this is encoded by the exons atggaaGTTATGCCTTTTTGTGTCACATTCACTAAATTTCATACATTTTCCTTTCTGAAACCAAACGTAACAACAACCGAAATTCAGGGCCTTTCACTACCCAATAATAGGAGCAAACATTGCAATCtttattcattttcttcttcatcttcaagaAGTATAGCAGCAACAGCAACACTATACCCTTCTGCCACACAGAAGAACCGCTACTGGATGGTACTCATGGAGCCTCCACCTCATGGTGTCACCTCCAAGTCACAACTCATCAATTATTACGCCAACACTCTACACAAAGTCCTTGCCAG TGAGAGAGATGCTCAAATGTGTATATATGATGCTTCCTGCGATACACACTTTGGTTTCTGTTGTGACATTGATCCACAAATAACCTCCCAACTCACAA GTTTACCGGGGGTCTTGTTGGTTAGGCCTGATCCGGATTTCAGTTCTTCGGAAAAGGACTATAGTCTATCAAGTGGTCAAGAAGGTCTGCTATCGAATTCAAAACTACAATTTGAAACTAACATGTTATTCTTTCTTGAGAATTCAAAGCATTGGCTTGTTAGAATTGATAAACCTGCTGTTGGGATTGTTACAAAGGCTCAGATTGTCGATTATTTTGTTCAAATATTGACCAAGGTGATGGGAAA CGAAAAGGATGCTCAGATGTGCATATATCATGTTTCCTGGAAAAAAATATTTGGTTTTTGCTGTGAACTTGATGACGACTGTGCACAGGAGTTAGCTG TTCAACCAGATAATAATTTTGAGTCAGCAAATAAGGATTATGAAG GGCTATCGTTTTATACATCTGAGAAAACCTTACGTGCAGCATTTGAAGGCTTTGGTGATCTTGTTGAAG TCAAAATCATTATGGATAAAATTTCGAAAAGGTCCAAGGGTTATGCATTTGTTGAGTACAGCACAGAGGAGGCTGCAAGCGCAGCATTGAAAGAGATGAATGGCCAG ATTATTAATGGATGGATGATAGTAGTGGATGTTGCCAAGACTAACCCACCAAGGGATCATGTCAGGCGATCAGTTTGA
- the LOC107618435 gene encoding uncharacterized protein LOC107618435 isoform X2: MEVMPFCVTFTKFHTFSFLKPNVTTTEIQGLSLPNNRSKHCNLYSFSSSSSRSIAATATLYPSATQKNRYWMVLMEPPPHGVTSKSQLINYYANTLHKVLASERDAQMCIYDASCDTHFGFCCDIDPQITSQLTSLPGVLLVRPDPDFSSSEKDYSLSSGQEGLLSNSKLQFETNMLFFLENSKHWLVRIDKPAVGIVTKAQIVDYFVQILTKVMGNEKDAQMCIYHVSWKKIFGFCCELDDDCAQELAVQPDNNFESANKDYEGNNLENSLSVQKSLETSQAAPLRTKKLFVTGLSFYTSEKTLRAAFEGFGDLVEVKIIMDKISKRSKGYAFVEYSTEEAASAALKEMNGQIINGWMIVVDVAKTNPPRDHVRRSV; the protein is encoded by the exons atggaaGTTATGCCTTTTTGTGTCACATTCACTAAATTTCATACATTTTCCTTTCTGAAACCAAACGTAACAACAACCGAAATTCAGGGCCTTTCACTACCCAATAATAGGAGCAAACATTGCAATCtttattcattttcttcttcatcttcaagaAGTATAGCAGCAACAGCAACACTATACCCTTCTGCCACACAGAAGAACCGCTACTGGATGGTACTCATGGAGCCTCCACCTCATGGTGTCACCTCCAAGTCACAACTCATCAATTATTACGCCAACACTCTACACAAAGTCCTTGCCAG TGAGAGAGATGCTCAAATGTGTATATATGATGCTTCCTGCGATACACACTTTGGTTTCTGTTGTGACATTGATCCACAAATAACCTCCCAACTCACAA GTTTACCGGGGGTCTTGTTGGTTAGGCCTGATCCGGATTTCAGTTCTTCGGAAAAGGACTATAGTCTATCAAGTGGTCAAGAAGGTCTGCTATCGAATTCAAAACTACAATTTGAAACTAACATGTTATTCTTTCTTGAGAATTCAAAGCATTGGCTTGTTAGAATTGATAAACCTGCTGTTGGGATTGTTACAAAGGCTCAGATTGTCGATTATTTTGTTCAAATATTGACCAAGGTGATGGGAAA CGAAAAGGATGCTCAGATGTGCATATATCATGTTTCCTGGAAAAAAATATTTGGTTTTTGCTGTGAACTTGATGACGACTGTGCACAGGAGTTAGCTG TTCAACCAGATAATAATTTTGAGTCAGCAAATAAGGATTATGAAG GTAATAACTTAGAAAACAGTTTGAGTGTGCAAAAATCTTTGGAAACAAGTCAGGCAGCTCCCCTGCGAACGAAAAAGCTTTTTGTGACAG GGCTATCGTTTTATACATCTGAGAAAACCTTACGTGCAGCATTTGAAGGCTTTGGTGATCTTGTTGAAG TCAAAATCATTATGGATAAAATTTCGAAAAGGTCCAAGGGTTATGCATTTGTTGAGTACAGCACAGAGGAGGCTGCAAGCGCAGCATTGAAAGAGATGAATGGCCAG ATTATTAATGGATGGATGATAGTAGTGGATGTTGCCAAGACTAACCCACCAAGGGATCATGTCAGGCGATCAGTTTGA